The sequence GGCCAATGCGGCCGTGAGAGGATATATCGGCGGCGAATTCCTGAAAAGAAAAAGGCAGGAAGAGCCTGAGGCGCCGGTGCTTTTTGAGGAAAAGGCGGAAGAATCTGAAAAGCCTGCTCCGGGAATAAAGAACCTGAGCGCGGATCCGATCCTTGCCTTCTCCGGGCGCGTGTGGAAGTTCGGGGACGACATTGATACGGACATCATCATCCCGACGCAGCATCTTTCCTATCCGTCCTGGGATGAAATCAAAAAACACATGTTCGAACCGCTCCGGCCTGAGCTGGCAGAAGAAGTCAGGGATGGAGACATCCTTGTCGCCGGGAACAACTTCGGCTGCGGTTCTTCAAGGGAACAGGCCGCCGAGGTGCTTTCTGAAAGCGGCATCCGATGCATCATCGCCAAATCCTTCGCGCGCATATTCTTCCGGAATGCTGTCAATAACGGCATCCTTCCGATTGAATGCGCCGCGCTCTTTGATGACGTAGAAGAAGGGGATACGGTCATCGTCGTACCGAATGAATACATCCTGTGCAAGGGGAAGAAATATCCGATTTCCAAAGTGAGGGGCGATCTTCTTTCGCTCATCATGGATGGCGGGCTCGTGAAGCATGTACAGAAGGAAAGGGGGAGGTAATGATGGGACATACTCTTGCTGAAAAGATCATCATGAAGAATACGGGCCTTGCCGATCTTCATCCGGGCGATCTTGTGACGGTCACGCCGGATCGGGCGGTCGTCCATGATATTTATACGAAGAGCCTTTATGAGAAGCTTATGGAAATGGGATTTGAAAAAGCCATGTATCCGGAGCGCCTCATCATTTTCCATGACCATCTGAATCCGGCCTGCCTTCCCACCGACCCGGACAGCCTTTCTTACGGGTACAAGCTGCGTGACAAGTACCATGTCGGGCACTTCCATGCTTCTGGTGGCATCTGCCATCAGCTCATCCCCGAGCTGGGTTACGGGAAGCCGGGAGAAATCCTCCTCTGCACCGACTCCCACACGACGACGGCCGGCGGTGTCGGCTGTTTCGGTACGGGTATCGGATATACGGAAATGGCATACTTATGGGGGACAGGGAAATTGTGGCTCCGCGTGCCGTCCTCGATCAAGGTACGCATTGAAGGGAAAATCCCGTCCAATGTTTATGCCAAGGACATCATCCTCCGCGTGCTGGGCGATCTCCGCGCGGCCGGAGGGACGTACCGATCCCTTGAATTTACGGGAAGCGCCGTGGAGAGCCTTTCCGTCGACAGCCGCCTGACAATATCCAACATGGTCGTCGAATGCGGCGCCAAGGCAGGCCTTTTTGCTGCTGATGAAAAGACAGCCGCTTATTGCAAAATACCCTATGAATCGATTTCATGGGTGAAGGCAGACGAAGATGCTGTCTATGAAAGGGAACTCTTCTACCAGGCAGAAGACCTTGAGCCAGTCATCGCCTGTCCGCCCCATGTCGACAACATCCGTCCGCTTTCTGAAATCGAAGGGGTGAAGGTCGATCAGGTCTGCCTCGGTTCCTGCACGAACGGAAGGCTGGAGGACCTCGAAGAAGCGGCAAAGATCCTGAAGGGCCGCCATATAGCAGAAGACCTTAAATTCATCGTGACGCCGGCTTCCGCCTCCATCATGGAAGAAGCCGTAAAGCGCGGCTGGATCCAGACCTTCGTCGAGGCAGGCGCTCTTGTGACGCCTCCGTACTGTTCCTTCTGCGAAGGACGCACGATGGCCCTCATGGGGGACGGGGAAGTGATGCTCGGTACGAACAACAGGAATTTCCTGGGTCGCTTCGGCTCTGCGAAAGCAAAAGCATACCTTGCCTCTCCTGCCGTGGCCGCGGCGACAGCCGTCAAAGGTGTCATCACCGATCCGGCCCATTTGTAAAAATATGGAAAAGTCCGCCGTATGGAATTTATTTCCGCTCCTTGTACGGTATAATAGAAGGAAAGCATATCATTTAATGAATCACGGAGGTTCCAATGTCACAAAGCTCAATGTCTGAAATCACCTGCCCGGCCTGCGGCAGCAAGCATGAATTCAAAGTCTGGGACAGCATCAATACGAAGCAGGATCCGGAATTGAAGGAAGCCGTCAGGACGGGGGACGCGTTCCGCTATACCTGTCCCGACTGCGGCGCGACTGCTCTTTTGAATTACAATTTCCTGTATCATCAGATGGAAGACAAGTACATGGTCTTCGTTTCTGTCGAAGGTGATGCATGGAATCAGATGATGTCCATCCTTTCGGCGAGGCAGAAGGACCTTCCGGACTATACGATGAGAATCGTCCGCTCCTACAACGATTTCCGCGAAAAGCTGATGATCCTTGATGCAGGCCTTGACGACCGCGTCGTGGAAATCATCAAGAGCAGCGTCTGGCACAATGTCGAGGAAACGTATGCCGACAAGGGCATCGATGAAATCCTCTTTGCTACGAATGACGACGGCGAGCATGGATTCCTTTTCAGAAGCCAGGACAAGATGATCGCATCCATGGAATTTGACATGGACCTGTACAAGGTAGTGAAGAATGCGGCTGAATCCAGGCTTGACTTCTATTCCAGAGGCATTTTTGTCATCGACCGCGCATGGGCTGACCGCGTGG is a genomic window of Veillonellaceae bacterium containing:
- a CDS encoding 3-isopropylmalate dehydratase, translating into MSADPILAFSGRVWKFGDDIDTDIIIPTQHLSYPSWDEIKKHMFEPLRPELAEEVRDGDILVAGNNFGCGSSREQAAEVLSESGIRCIIAKSFARIFFRNAVNNGILPIECAALFDDVEEGDTVIVVPNEYILCKGKKYPISKVRGDLLSLIMDGGLVKHVQKERGR
- a CDS encoding aconitase/3-isopropylmalate dehydratase large subunit family protein — protein: MMGHTLAEKIIMKNTGLADLHPGDLVTVTPDRAVVHDIYTKSLYEKLMEMGFEKAMYPERLIIFHDHLNPACLPTDPDSLSYGYKLRDKYHVGHFHASGGICHQLIPELGYGKPGEILLCTDSHTTTAGGVGCFGTGIGYTEMAYLWGTGKLWLRVPSSIKVRIEGKIPSNVYAKDIILRVLGDLRAAGGTYRSLEFTGSAVESLSVDSRLTISNMVVECGAKAGLFAADEKTAAYCKIPYESISWVKADEDAVYERELFYQAEDLEPVIACPPHVDNIRPLSEIEGVKVDQVCLGSCTNGRLEDLEEAAKILKGRHIAEDLKFIVTPASASIMEEAVKRGWIQTFVEAGALVTPPYCSFCEGRTMALMGDGEVMLGTNNRNFLGRFGSAKAKAYLASPAVAAATAVKGVITDPAHL
- a CDS encoding CpXC domain-containing protein; protein product: MSQSSMSEITCPACGSKHEFKVWDSINTKQDPELKEAVRTGDAFRYTCPDCGATALLNYNFLYHQMEDKYMVFVSVEGDAWNQMMSILSARQKDLPDYTMRIVRSYNDFREKLMILDAGLDDRVVEIIKSSVWHNVEETYADKGIDEILFATNDDGEHGFLFRSQDKMIASMEFDMDLYKVVKNAAESRLDFYSRGIFVIDRAWADRVVGEMG